Proteins encoded in a region of the Onthophagus taurus isolate NC chromosome 10, IU_Otau_3.0, whole genome shotgun sequence genome:
- the LOC111416861 gene encoding probable insulin-like peptide 7 yields MQRKRMTTVITSFFTLSTIALCVLFDFGATKNHQDWELIFKGRSKTEWKDAWHQEKFIRCRETLVSHLYWACEKDIYRITRRRSQKRNQEMEQKENFELLFYPYIPKKLAKTFLRSKRSYNTRSSSSITAECCRSSGCTWEEYAEYCPINKRYV; encoded by the exons ATGCAAAGAAAAAGGATGACCACAGTCATCACCagtttttttactttatcaaCGATAGCTTTGTGcgttttatttgattttggCGCAACGAAAAATCACCAAGATTGggaattaattttcaaaggaaG ATCTAAAACCGAATGGAAGGATGCTTGGCATCAAGAAAAGTTTATAAGATGTCGTGAAACTCTGGTTAGTCATTTATATTGGGCTTGTGAGAAAGATATTTACCGCATAACTAGAAGAAGAAGTCAAAAGCGTAATCAGGAAAtggaacaaaaagaaaattttgaacttt TGTTTTATCCTTATATACCTAAAAAATTggctaaaacatttttacggAGCAAACGAAGTTACAACACGCGTTCAAGTTCTTCAATTACAGCGGAATGTTGTCGATCTTCTGGTTGTACTTGGGAGGAATACGCCGAATATTGCCCTATTAACAAACGAtatgtataa